One stretch of Cyclopterus lumpus isolate fCycLum1 chromosome 10, fCycLum1.pri, whole genome shotgun sequence DNA includes these proteins:
- the tbx22 gene encoding T-box transcription factor TBX22, which yields MHRDIVPCAGQSQSSDGYTTRWKTGSVAKMQGLSSRAHAFSVEALVGKPCKRMKVSEEHESSSAGDTSIFTGLNEYPVSQMKTAGSTPTRAEDTSGDPERQTVRSAAEEADCSGEESKPKESDCRPDREVRAELQGSELWKRFYDIGTEMIITKAGRRMFPSVRVKVRNLDPCQQYYVAMDVMPVDSKRYRYVYHSSQWMVAGNTDHSCISPRLYVHPDSPCAGETWMRQVISFDRVKLTNNEMDDKGHIILQSMHKYKPRVHVIRHDPRMDLSQIQSLPAEGVHSFSFPETEFTTVTAYQNQQITKLKIDRNPFAKGFRDPGRNRGVLDGLLESYPWRGPLSFDFKPFAIQLQGSSGLPTSSVKTFLPLSSSASLHPFSVSALSCHDAALHALALPLYGKTSTSSPASPLAGRAFSALGADRLRGLPPLSPLTDLSLFTALQAKKPPHCRDPCLLGSPGSSPCLFPLHSPLSPQGPSLLPHLSDSAGPYCLYRYSFPLNPQLAAISRHAKLAENTTDCLLRQSPWHPTTNHCL from the exons ATGCACCGGGACATCGTACCTTGTGCGGGACAAAGTCAAAGTTCTGACGGATATACGACTCGCTGGAAGACCGGATCTGTCGCCAAGATGCAGGGTCTGAGTTCCCGTGCTCACGCGTTTTCCGTGGAGGCGCTGGTCGGAAAACCCTGCAAGAGGATGAAAGTGTCGGAGGAACACGAGTCAAGTTCAGCTGGAGACACGAGCATCTTCACCG GCCTGAACGAATATCCAGTCAGCCAGATGAAGACAGCGGGTTCAACACCGACGAGGGCAGAGGACACGTCCGGTGACCCGGAGAGGCAGACCGTCAGATCTGCTGCTGAAGAGGCGGACTGCAGCGGGGAGGAGAGCAAGCCGAAGGAGAGCGACTGCCGCCCGGACAGAGAGGTCCGCGCAGAGCTGCAGGGCTCCGAGCTGTGGAAGAGATTCTACGATATCGGCACCGAGATGATCATCACCAAAGCTGGCAG GAGAATGTTTCCCTCCGTGCGCGTCAAAGTGCGCAACCTGGACCCGTGCCAGCAGTACTACGTCGCGATGGACGTCATGCCCGTGGACTCCAAACGCTacag GTACGTGTACCACAGCTCGCAGTGGATGGTGGCCGGAAACACGGACCACTCGTGCATCTCTCCCAGGCTCTACGTGCACCCGGACTCGCCGTGCGCCGGAGAGACGTGGATGCGTCAGGTCATCAGCTTTGACCGGGTCAAGCTCACCAACAACGAGATGGACGATAAGGGGCAT ATTATTCTCCAGTCGATGCATAAATACAAGCCACGTGTGCACGTCATCCGGCACGACCCTCGCATGGACTTGTCACAGATCCAGTCTCTGCCTGCTGAAGGAGTCCACAGCTTCTCCTTCCCAGAAACGGAGTTCACCACCGTCACGGCCTACCAGAACCAACAG ATCACCAAACTGAAGATCGACAGGAACCCGTTCGCCAAGGGCTTCAGAGACCCAGGAAGGAATAG gggagTGTTGGATGGCTTGTTGGAGTCGTATCCCTGGAGGGGCCCTCTCAGCTTTGACTTCAAGCCATTCGCCATACAGCTCCAAG GGAGCTCGGGGTTGCCGACCAGCAGTGTAAAGacttttctccccctctcctcctccgcatcCCTTCACCCGTTCTCCGTCTCCGCGCTCTCCTGCCACGACGCCGCCCTCCACGCCCTCGCTCTTCCCCTCTACGGCAAGACTTCCACCTCCTCGCCGGCCTCCCCGCTGGCCGGCAGGGCCTTCTCCGCCCTGGGAGCAGACCGACTGAGAGGCCTGCCCCCGCTGTCTCCGCTAACAGACCTCTCGCTCTTCACGGCGCTGCAGGCAAAGAAACCCCCCCATTGCAGGGACCCGTGTCTCCTCGGGTCTCCGGGGAGCTCCCCGTGCCTCTTCCCCCTCCACAGCCCCCTCAGCCCTCAGGGGCCTTCTCTGCTCCCTCATCTCTCTGACTCTGCGGGCCCCTACTGTCTGTACCGCTACAGCTTCCCCCTGAACCCCCAGCTCGCTGCCATTTCCCGGCACGCCAAACTAGCCGAAAACACCACAGACTGTCTGCTGCGCCAGTCTCCGTGGCACCCGACCACCAACCACTGCCTCTGA
- the LOC117737915 gene encoding charged multivesicular body protein 1b-like: MSNMEKHLFNLKLAAKELQRNSKKCDKDERAEKAKVKQAIQKGNLEAAKIHAENAIRQKHQSINLLRMSARVDAVASRVQTTVTMNQVSKSMSGVVKSMDATLKSMNLEKISALMDTFENQFETLDVQTAQMEDTMGNATTLTTPQTEVGTLLHEMADKVGLDLNLELHAGQMSSLASSVASTEQDELSQRLSRLRDHVSQ, translated from the exons ATGTCGAACATGGAGA AACACCTGTTCAACCTCAAGTTGGCTGCAAAGGAGCTTCAACGCAACTCCAAGAAATGTGACAAAGACGAAAGGGCCGAAAAGGCCAAAGTTAAGCAG GCTATCCAGAAGGGCAATTTGGAGGCAGCCAAGATCCACGCAGAGAATGCCATCCGTCAGAAGCATCAGTCCATTAACCTCTTGAGGATGAGTGCACGTGTGGATGCCGTGGCTTCCAGGGTCCAGACCACTGTCACTATGAACCAG gTTTCTAAATCCATGTCTGGAGTGGTCAAATCAATGGATGCCACACTGAAAAGTATGAACTTGGAGAAG ATCTCTGCGTTAATGGACACGTTTGAGAACCAGTTTGAAACTCTTGACGTGCAGACGGCTCAGATGGAGGACACGATGGGCAATGCCACTACTCTGACGACGCCTCAG ACGGAAGTGGGCACGCTGTTGCATGAGATGGCCGACAAAGTGGG GTTGGATCTTAACCTGGAGCTTCATGCAGGCCAGATGTCCTCACTGGCTTCATCTGTGGCTTCGACAGAGCAG GATGAGCTCTCCCAGAGGCTGTCCAGACTGCGGGACCACGTGTCACAGTGA